The genomic region CGCGTCAGGGGCGCCACCGCTGTTCCCGGCCACGACCGGCAGGCCGGTGGCCGACGCCTCCAGGTAGACGATCCCGAGCCCCTCCACCTCCAGCCCGCCGAGCCGTGACCGGCACGGCATCGCGAACACGTCGCCGGCCGCGTAGTGCGCGGGCAGCTCCTCCCACGGCACCGAACCGGTGAACGTGACGTGCTCGTCCACCCCGCTGTCCCGGGCGAGCCGTTCGAGCTCCGCGCGGTGCGGGCCGCCGCCGACGACGAGCAGCGCCGCCTCCGGCACCCGACGCCGCAGCGCCGGCAGGGCGCGCACGAGCATGTCCTGCCCCTTGCGGGCGACCAGCCGGCTCACGCACACCACCACCCGCCGCCCGGACAGCCCGTACCGGCGGCGGGTCTCCTCCCGCCCGGTGCCCGGGCCGAACAGCGTCGCGTCGACGCCGCTGGGCAGGCGGGCGAGCGCCGGATGAACGCCGAGCGCAGGACCGATCCTGGTCCGGGTGTAGTCGGTGAGATAGGTGACGACGTCCACGCTCGCGCCGATGCGGCGCAGCGCCTGGCGTGCGGCCGGCAGCGCCGCCCAGCCAACCTCGTGCCCGTGGGTGCTTGCCACGACGCGGCGCACCGCCGTTCCCCCGCGCAGCCGCGAGCCCAGCAATGCGAGCGGGGCGGCCGCCCCGAACCACACCGTGTCGCAGCCCTCCGCCCGGGCGATCTGGCGGGCCCGCCGCAGCACGTCGGGGGTCGGCAGCATGAGCGAGGTCCGGTGGCGCACGACCGGGAAGCCCTGCGCGGCGTCGAAGGCCGCCGCGCCCTCCCACGCCGGGGCGTAGACGACGACCTCGCCGGCCGGCAGCCGGGCCGCGAAGTTGTGCACGTAGGCCTGGATGCCGCCCGGACGCGGCGGGAAGTCGTTGGTGACGGCCAGAACGCGCATCCGCCCATGCTCTCCCACGCCGGCCGGCGGTCACCGCCCGGCCGGCGCCCCGAGCCTTCCCGCACACCCTGTGCTTCCACCACGCCCGCAGCCACCACGCGCGACCCCACCACCCGAGGAGTTCCGCCACGCGGAGACGGCCTGCGTCGCGCAGGGTCGTCGACCTGCGCCTCGACATGGCGGGCCGCTCAGCCGGCGCGACGCGGCGGGCGAGCCGCCGGGCGCGCGGCATCGCCGGGCACGCGCTCGAGTACCGAGCCGGCCAGCGCCTCCAGCGGCGGCAGCAGGCCCGCGGCGGCCAGCACGGCAAGCGCGCGACGCTCCTGCGCGTCCCACACCAGCCCCCCGTCCGCGAACATGACGGTGACGACGCAATCGGCGCACCGGGCGCCGCGGCCGACACAGGAGTCGCAGTCGATCAGCATCGCACTCACCTTCCCGAGGTCCGGCCGGTGACGGCTGGCGACACAATCCGCGCACCGATGTCCCGACGTGATCGACGGTAGGACCCGGGTCCGACAATTTTCGGCGGCCACCGCCGGTGAAGGGTCGTGATCCGCGGGACGAGCGGGGGCGGGGAGACGACACCGCCGCCACTCAGAGACGAGTAGCCATGACCCTGGGCGGTGCGGACACGCTCGTCTAGCGGTCGAGCCGCGCCAACAGGGCCGCCGACGGCACCGCCCGGGCACCGGCCGCGGCGCTGTTCTCCGCCACCTCCCGGTCGGAGGTGACGACGAAGACCGGTCGACCCTGGGGCTCCATCCGGACCAGCCGGACGATCTCCTCGTCGGCGAGCTGGCCGGGCCGGCTGAACAGGACCCGAACACCCCGGGGCATCGTGACGCCGACCGGGCGGGCGACGACCGCGGTCGCGTCGAAGACGACCGTGACCTCGCTGTCCGGGTTGCGCCCGGCAAGCGCGCCGAGCCCGGACAGCAGACGTTCCCGCTGCGCCTGCAGGGTGAGCCGGCCGTAGCCGCGTTTGGTCACGTTGTACCCGTCGATGATCAGATGCACGCCGGGCACGGCGAGCACCTCGTCGATGAGGGTGGGATCGTCGTCGGGCCGCCCGCGGGCCCCGACGAACGCCTGCGGCGCGCTGCTCGGCCCGTCGCCGCCGCGGGCCAGCAGGTCCGCCGGCCGGGCGACCATCGTCGGCAGGTCGAGCTCGCGGCGCACACCGTGGGCCGAGGCGATGAGCGTGTCGAGCAGGACGCGCATGCGGGCGTCGTCCACGCTGCGGGAGTCGCGGGAGTCCCGGCGCGCGGCGGCCAGGGCGCTCTCCAGCTCGGCGACCCGGCCACGTAGCCGACGCACCTCCACCTCGGCGTCACGACCGGCGGCGAGCGCCGCGTCCCGCACCGACTCGGCCGCGACCACCGACTCCCTGGCGGCCTCCTCGGCGCGGCGGATCCGATCCGAGGACGCCCGCAGTCGCCGCCGGGTCTCCTCCGCCTCGGCGCGTGCCGCCGCGAGGCGTTCACGCACCTGCCCCAGCTCGTCGGCGGCGCTGCGCTGGTGCGCGGCGAGCTGCTCGGTGAGCCGGCGGATCGTCCGTTCGGCCTCGTCCGCCCGGCCGCGGACCTCCGCCTCCGCGGCCGAGGCCGAGGCCAGCTCGACCAGCTCGGGCCAGTGCGGGACCCGCAGCAGGTAGGCCACCGCCGCGACCTTCTCCGGCGGGGCGGCCGGCGGGGGCCCATCGGCGGAATCGGCAGCCTCGGCCAGCTCCGGCTGATGCCGGCGGATCCATTCGGCGACGCGGCCGCGGAACACGTCGTTGTCGACGGCGGCGGCCAGCGGGATCGCGCCCACCTTCGCCCGCCGGGACGCCTTGAACCGGCGCACCGCGGCGAGCGACGGCGGCACGTCGGACTCGGGCAGATCGGCGAGAGTCTGCGCGGCGAGCTCGATGACGTACTCCCGCACGGACGCGGGCAGCGGACCCGTCACAGCATGCTCCCCGCCGGGCCGGTCGCCACGGACACGGCCCGGACGGCCCGCGCCGAGGACACGACCGACGCAGCACCCACCATCCCGGCGGCAGGCCGGTGGGAGAGGCCGCCTGGCGCGGTTGGAGCACCGACCGGGACGGCCCGCGGTCCGGACCCGGGCAACGCGGGTTGAGGTCCCGTGCGGAAATGTCCGTCAGCGTCCGGACGACGCGGGAAAGCCGACGGGCCGCGTCTCCGACGGCTCCTCCGACCGGCCAGACAGCAAGGCACGTAGGGACTCCGGAGCCGACGGGAAGAACGATGAAGGTACAGCGTATCGAGAGAGCTCAGAGGGCTCACGCGGACCACCGGTGTGGGATCTAGGACCGGTGAGCCGCGCCGGGGCAGGCATTGTCTCACGGGAAAGCCTGCTTATGTAGCCTCGCGTGGTGCGTTCCCCAGCGTGCGATTTATTCCAAACGCGGCCCGGCTGCGCCGGAGAGGATCATCGTGACCGACCAGAACCCCCCTCACCAGCCCCCCGGCGGTGACGGGAGCCAGGAGACGTGGAAGCAGCCGAGCAACCCCTGGCACCAGTCCGCGCAGACGCCGGGCAGCGGCGCGACGCCCGGCCCGTCCGGGTCCACTCCTGCGCCGGCCCCGTCGTGGGGCGCCGCCCCGGACCGGTCCGACGAGCAGACCCGGCTCGCCTGGTCCGCCGACACCCCTGCCCCCTCGGGTGGGACCTCCCCGAGCGGGCCGCAGGTCCCTGGGCCCGCCACCGCCGGGCAGCCGTGGGCGGCGGGACCGCGCCCCGGCGGTGAGCAGTCCTGGCCGCCGCCGCAGCAGCAGCCCGGCGCCGGCTCCACCGGCTGGGGGCAGCCGGGCGCGGGACAGCCCGGCGCCGAGCAACCGGGCTGGGGGCAAGCCGGTGGGGGGCAGCAGGCGTCCGACCAGCAGAGCTGGGGGCAACCCGGTGGGGGGCAGCCAGGCACGGAGCAGCAGGGCTGGGGACAGCCGAGCGGCTGGCCCCAGGCCGGCTACCCGCCCGGTGGCACCGGGGCCTACCAGGGCGGCCCGGCGTACCAGGGGCCGGCAGGCTACCCGGGCGCGCAGGGCTCCTACCAGCAGAATCCACCCGGTGGCTGGCAGCCGGGCGCCGCCTGGCAGCAGGGCGGCGGCTGGCAGCAGGGTGCCCCGCCCCCGCCGCCGCCGCGGCGGCGCAACCCGCTGTTCGTGATCGTGCCGCTCGCCGTCGTCGCCGCGATCGTCGTCGGGGTGGTGATCGCGCTCGCGGTGGGGGGCGACGACTCGAACGACCTCTCCGCGCCGGTACCGCTGCCCTCGTTGAGCGCACCCGCGCTTGCGGTACCGACGTCACCCGCGCCCAGTGCCACCGCGACCGGCCCGATCGGCGTCTCGAACTGTGTCGCGGTCACCCCACAGGGTGCGCCGGGGGCCGGCGCGGCCGCCATCGGCGGCTCGGGGACCGTCGTCGGCGAGGCGAACTCGTCCGTCAGCGACTTCGAGGCACGGGTGACCCTCAACAGCGTCTGCTCGACGACCGGCAAGGTGACCGAGTACGGCGACCCGCCGACCCAGGGTGCCTACTACATCGTCAACGTGACGGTCGAGGTGAGCCGCGGGGACACGTCCGCCTCCCCGTCGGACTTCTACATCCAGACCCCGGACGGGACGCGCTACGACGGCAGCTACGAGAACGTGGAGCCGCGGCTGTCCGCGTCGACGGTGAAGGCCGGCCAGAAGGTGCGCGGCAACGTCGTCATCGACGCGCCGCCCGGGCACGGCGTGCTGCACTGGGAGCCGCTGTTCGCGGTCAGCCCGGCCATGTTCCAGCTCTGAGCCCGTCGGGTCCTACCGGAGCCCCCCCACCCGGCCCGCCGCGGGCACGCCGGGTGGGGTGGACCATCGCCGGATCCATCCCACCCGGCCGCACGTCAGCCGACGGCGGCGCGGATCCGCTCCGCCACGGCGTCGAGCTCGGCCGAGTCCGGGTCGTGGTCGGCGAGCGTGAAGTCGATCTGCGACTCGTTCTCGATGGGCAGCAGGTGCACGTGCACGTGTGGCACCTCCAGCCCGGCGACGAGCGCCGCCACCCGCCGGGGCCGGAACGCGGCGTCGATGGCCCGGCCGACCGTCGCGGCGGCGGTCCACAGCGCCGTCTGGACGTCGTCGGGCAGGTCGATCCAGTGGTCGATCTCGGCGCGCGGGACCACCAGCGTGTGGCCCGGCCGGATCGGGGCGATCGTCAGAAACGCGACCGTGTACTCATCGGAGTACACGATGCGCCCGGGAAGCTCGCCGTTGATGATCCGGGTGAAGACGCTCGGCATGGCTCACGACCCTATCGACCCGGTCATCCGCCCGCCGGCCGGTCATCGGTGGACCGGTCATCCATCGCGGGACCGGTCATCCACCGGTGGACCGGTCATCAGACGAAGGGCCGGGCGAAGCCGGTCGGACCGGCCGTCATCACCCGGAACTCGTTGCCCTCCGGATCGGACAGGATGTAGCCGCGCTCCCCGTCGTCGTCGTAGCGGCCGACCCGGCGGGCGCCGAGGGTCGACAACCAGCCGATGACCCGCTCGGCGTCCACCGCGTAGAGGTCGAGATGCAGCCGACTGGGACCGCCGCCGCGGCGGGCGCCCGGCCGCAGCAACAGCTTCGGCCCCGCCCCGGCGGGATGACGCAGCAGAGCCGCGTCGTCGTCGCGCCGGTCCACCTCGTACCCCAGCGCGGCGGACCAGAAGCGCACCATCACGTCCACGTTCGCGCAGTCCACTGCGACCCGCCCCACCCGAATGCCGTTCGTTTCAAACCACGCCACCTGCGCATGATTTCGCATTCCAGGCGGGTTGGCCTGCCGAGTGGCCGCCACGTGTCTCCGGCGTGGCGCCACAAGGGGCGCGGGACAGCCCCGACGGGACCACAACGACACCCGCGGGGGGACCCGTCACGTCCCCTGTGGACGCCTCCCGCGCCCCGAGCCTGAACCGACCCGTGCCAGAACTGTCGGCGGTGGGGCTTACCGTGACGCCGTGCGCCCGGACCCCGCTCCCGCCGACCGCTCCCCCGTCGACCGCCCCGCCATCGACCGCCCCGCGGCCGACCGCCCACCCGTCGACCGCCCGCCCGTCGACCGCGGTGGCGTGCCCGCGCATCGGCAGGCCAGCCTCGACGAGCTCGGCCGGCCGCTGTCCGATCTGACGTTCGTCGTGGTCGACCTGGAGACGACGGGGACCTCGGCGGCGACCAGCGAGATCACCGAGATCGGCGCGGTGCGGGTGCGTGGCGGCGAGGTGCTCGCGGAGATGTCCACCCTGGTCCGCCCGAGCGCAGGTATCCCGCCGATGGTCTCGGTGATCACCGGGATCACCGACGCGATGGTGGCGACGGCCCCCGCGGAGGCCGAGGTGGTGCCGACGTTCCTGGAGTTCGCCCGCGGTGCCGTGCTGGTCGCCCACAACGCGCCGTTCGATCTCGGCTTCCTGCGGGCCGCGGCGCAGCGCTGCGGCTATCCGCCACCCGCCTGGGAGCATCTCGACACCCTCCGCATCGCGCGGCGGCTGGTCAGCCGGGACGAGGCTCCCGACTGCCGGCTGGCCTCGCTGGCCCGGCTGTTCCGCAGCTCGACCGAGCCCTGCCACCGGGCGCTGGCAGACGCCCGCGCCACGGTGGACGTGCTGCACGGGTTGTTCGAGCGCCTCGGCAACGCCGGCGTGCGCACGCTGGAGGAGCTGCACGAGTACAGCGCCCGGGTCTCCCCGGCTCAGCGGCGCAAGCGGTACCTCGCCGACGGGCTGCCCACCGGCCCGGGCGTCTACATCTTCCGGGACGCCGATGGACGGGCCCTCTACGTCGGCACCTCTCGGTCGGTCCGGTCCCGGGTGCGCACGTACTTCACGGCGAGTGAGCCCCGCACCCGGATGGCGGAGATGGTGGCACTGGCCGAGCGGGTGGACGCCATCGGCTGCGCGCACGCCCTGGAGGCCGAGGTGCGGGAGCTGCGGCTGATCGCGGAGCACAAGCCGCCGTACAACCGACGCTCCCGCTTCCCGGAACGCACCGTGTACCTCAAGCTCACCGACGAGCCGTTCCCCCGGCTTTCCCGGGTGCGCGCCGCGCGGGACGAGGCGACCTACCTCGGTCCGTTCGCCAGCACCCGGGGCGCCGACGACGCGGCCGACGCGCTGCTCGCCGCCGTGCCGCTGCGCCAGTGCACCGGCCGGCTCTCGCCACGCGCCCGCCGCCCCGCCTGCGCCCTGGCCGACCTGGGCCGGTGCGGGGCACCCTGCGACGGCCGGGAGGACGTCGCCGCCTACGCCCGCCACGTCGCCGCCGCCCGGGCGGCCATCACGGGCGATCCGGGGCCGGTCATCGCGGCGTCGACGCGGCGTATCGACCGCCTGGCCGGCGAGCGGCGCTACGAGGAGGCGGCCGTCCACCGCGACCGGATGGTGTCGTTCGTCCGCGCCGCGGCCCGCGGTCAGCGGCTGGCCGCGCTGACCCGCATCCCGCAGCTCGTCGCGGCGGCGCCGACCGCGCAGGCCGGCTGGGACCTGGCGGTGGTCCGGCACGGCCGGTTGGTGTCAGCGGCGAACGTGGCTCCCGGCATCGACCCGCGGCCCTGGGTCGACGCCGCGGTCGCCAGCGCCGAGACGGTGCGACCACAGCCGGGGCCCGCGCCGTGCGCCTCCGTCGAGGAGACCGAGCGGATCGCCCGCTGGCTGGCCGGCTCCGGGGTGCGGCTCGTGCGCCTCGACGGCGAGTGGAGCTGGCCGGCGGCGGGTGCCAGCCGCGACGCGCTGCGCTACGCCGAGCTCCACCGTTCCCCCGACAGCCCGGAGCAGGCGCCTGGCCGGCGCGCCGAGGGCGAGCGTCCCCGCCGCTGACCACACCCGGCGAGCTCGGCAGTCGCGGCAAAGGCCGCGGGGCCGGCCCGCCGCGACGGCGGACCGGCCCCGCGGCCGGTGTCAGCTCAGCGCTGACGGAGTCGGTGCCGGCGTCAGTGCCTGCCGCCGCCGACCGGTGCGCTCGGACCGCCCGGACCGGTCTCCTTCTCCTCGACGAAGAAGCCACCCACGGCCTTGCCGGCGCGGCGGGCGAGGCCCTTGCCGTGACCGTCCCCGTCCCCGTGGCCGTTCGCCGACGGCAGCGCGAACCGGTCGTTCGTGACCAGCGGGTGATCGGGTACCGGGGTCGGCTTCGGCCGGTGATCCTCCACGAACTCCCCGCTGGGGAGCTGGCGGATGATGCCGGTCTCGATGCCGTGGTGCTCGACCTCGGCGTCCTTCGCCTGGAGGGCAAGGCAGATCTTCTTCGTGATCGCGTACGCGATCGGCGGGACGATGATCAGACCGATGCGGCCGGCCCACGTCATCGCGTTCAGCGAGATGCTGAACGTCTTCGCGATGACGTCGTTACCACCCGAGATCCACAGGACCAGGTAGAAGCTGATCGACATCGCGCCGAGCGCTGTCCTGGTCGGCGCCTCCCGGGGTCGCTGGAGCAGGTTGTACGACTTGGTGTCGCCGGTGAACCTGGCTTCCAGGAACGGGTAGAGCGCCAGCAGCGTGAACAGGATGCCGGGCAGGACCGCCGTCGGCCAGAACACGGCCGGGACCGTATGGCCGAGGCCGCGGAACTCCCACGGTGGCATCAGTCGGGTCGAGCCGTCGAGGAAGCCGATGTACCAGTCGGGCTGGGACGCCGAGGAGACCTTCGACGGGTCGTACGGACCGAACATCCAGATCGGGTTGATCTGCGCGAGGCCACCGAGCAGGGCGAGCATCGCGAAGACCATCATGAAGAACCCGCCGGACTTCACCGCGAACACCGGGAAGACCCGGTGGCCGACGACGTTGTGCTCGGTCTTGCCCGGGCCGGGGAAGTCGGTGTGCTTCTGGTGCCACAGGATGCCCATGTGCGCGCCGATGAGGGCGAGCAGCACCCCGGGCACCAGCAGAATATGGATCACGTAGAGCCGGGGCAGGAAGTTGTCACCCGGGAACTCGCCGTTGAACACCAGGAACGACGCCCACGTCCCGATGATCGGGATGGACTGGGCGATCGAGGCGGCGATCCGCAGACCGGTGCCGGAGAGCAGGTCGTCCGGCAGCGAGTAGCCGGCGAAGCCCTCGAGGATGGCGAGGATCAGCAGGCCGACCCCGATCAGCCAGTTGACCTCGCGCGGCTTGCGGTAGGCGCCGGTGAAGAACACCCGGAACAGGTGGACGACGATCGACGCGACGAAGACCAGCGCGGCCCAGTGGTGGATCTGGCGGAACACCAGTCCGGCCCGGGTGTCGAAGCTGATGTCGAGCGTCGAGGCGTACGCCCGGCTCATCTCCACGCCCTTGAGCGGGACGTAGGAGCCGTTGTAGATGACCTCGGTGTTCGACGGGTCGAAGAACAGCGTGAGGTAGATGCCCGTGAGCAGCAGGACGATGAAGCTGTAGAGCGCGAT from Frankia alni ACN14a harbors:
- a CDS encoding glycosyltransferase family 4 protein, which produces MRVLAVTNDFPPRPGGIQAYVHNFAARLPAGEVVVYAPAWEGAAAFDAAQGFPVVRHRTSLMLPTPDVLRRARQIARAEGCDTVWFGAAAPLALLGSRLRGGTAVRRVVASTHGHEVGWAALPAARQALRRIGASVDVVTYLTDYTRTRIGPALGVHPALARLPSGVDATLFGPGTGREETRRRYGLSGRRVVVCVSRLVARKGQDMLVRALPALRRRVPEAALLVVGGGPHRAELERLARDSGVDEHVTFTGSVPWEELPAHYAAGDVFAMPCRSRLGGLEVEGLGIVYLEASATGLPVVAGNSGGAPDAVLDQRTGLVVDGTDLGAVERAVGDLLADPDRAASMGAAGRAWVEQRWRWDVLAAELRSLLAGQPDPA
- a CDS encoding NYN domain-containing protein; the protein is MTGPLPASVREYVIELAAQTLADLPESDVPPSLAAVRRFKASRRAKVGAIPLAAAVDNDVFRGRVAEWIRRHQPELAEAADSADGPPPAAPPEKVAAVAYLLRVPHWPELVELASASAAEAEVRGRADEAERTIRRLTEQLAAHQRSAADELGQVRERLAAARAEAEETRRRLRASSDRIRRAEEAARESVVAAESVRDAALAAGRDAEVEVRRLRGRVAELESALAAARRDSRDSRSVDDARMRVLLDTLIASAHGVRRELDLPTMVARPADLLARGGDGPSSAPQAFVGARGRPDDDPTLIDEVLAVPGVHLIIDGYNVTKRGYGRLTLQAQRERLLSGLGALAGRNPDSEVTVVFDATAVVARPVGVTMPRGVRVLFSRPGQLADEEIVRLVRMEPQGRPVFVVTSDREVAENSAAAGARAVPSAALLARLDR
- a CDS encoding DUF4352 domain-containing protein: MTDQNPPHQPPGGDGSQETWKQPSNPWHQSAQTPGSGATPGPSGSTPAPAPSWGAAPDRSDEQTRLAWSADTPAPSGGTSPSGPQVPGPATAGQPWAAGPRPGGEQSWPPPQQQPGAGSTGWGQPGAGQPGAEQPGWGQAGGGQQASDQQSWGQPGGGQPGTEQQGWGQPSGWPQAGYPPGGTGAYQGGPAYQGPAGYPGAQGSYQQNPPGGWQPGAAWQQGGGWQQGAPPPPPPRRRNPLFVIVPLAVVAAIVVGVVIALAVGGDDSNDLSAPVPLPSLSAPALAVPTSPAPSATATGPIGVSNCVAVTPQGAPGAGAAAIGGSGTVVGEANSSVSDFEARVTLNSVCSTTGKVTEYGDPPTQGAYYIVNVTVEVSRGDTSASPSDFYIQTPDGTRYDGSYENVEPRLSASTVKAGQKVRGNVVIDAPPGHGVLHWEPLFAVSPAMFQL
- a CDS encoding HIT family protein, translating into MPSVFTRIINGELPGRIVYSDEYTVAFLTIAPIRPGHTLVVPRAEIDHWIDLPDDVQTALWTAAATVGRAIDAAFRPRRVAALVAGLEVPHVHVHLLPIENESQIDFTLADHDPDSAELDAVAERIRAAVG
- a CDS encoding VOC family protein, giving the protein MRNHAQVAWFETNGIRVGRVAVDCANVDVMVRFWSAALGYEVDRRDDDAALLRHPAGAGPKLLLRPGARRGGGPSRLHLDLYAVDAERVIGWLSTLGARRVGRYDDDGERGYILSDPEGNEFRVMTAGPTGFARPFV
- a CDS encoding DEDD exonuclease domain-containing protein gives rise to the protein MPAHRQASLDELGRPLSDLTFVVVDLETTGTSAATSEITEIGAVRVRGGEVLAEMSTLVRPSAGIPPMVSVITGITDAMVATAPAEAEVVPTFLEFARGAVLVAHNAPFDLGFLRAAAQRCGYPPPAWEHLDTLRIARRLVSRDEAPDCRLASLARLFRSSTEPCHRALADARATVDVLHGLFERLGNAGVRTLEELHEYSARVSPAQRRKRYLADGLPTGPGVYIFRDADGRALYVGTSRSVRSRVRTYFTASEPRTRMAEMVALAERVDAIGCAHALEAEVRELRLIAEHKPPYNRRSRFPERTVYLKLTDEPFPRLSRVRAARDEATYLGPFASTRGADDAADALLAAVPLRQCTGRLSPRARRPACALADLGRCGAPCDGREDVAAYARHVAAARAAITGDPGPVIAASTRRIDRLAGERRYEEAAVHRDRMVSFVRAAARGQRLAALTRIPQLVAAAPTAQAGWDLAVVRHGRLVSAANVAPGIDPRPWVDAAVASAETVRPQPGPAPCASVEETERIARWLAGSGVRLVRLDGEWSWPAAGASRDALRYAELHRSPDSPEQAPGRRAEGERPRR
- the qcrB gene encoding cytochrome bc1 complex cytochrome b subunit, whose protein sequence is MTTASPPEFVKRPTPARKANRAIDERFGTQAGLRRNLNKVFPDHWSFMIGEIALYSFIVLLLTGIYLTLFFDPSNTEVIYNGSYVPLKGVEMSRAYASTLDISFDTRAGLVFRQIHHWAALVFVASIVVHLFRVFFTGAYRKPREVNWLIGVGLLILAILEGFAGYSLPDDLLSGTGLRIAASIAQSIPIIGTWASFLVFNGEFPGDNFLPRLYVIHILLVPGVLLALIGAHMGILWHQKHTDFPGPGKTEHNVVGHRVFPVFAVKSGGFFMMVFAMLALLGGLAQINPIWMFGPYDPSKVSSASQPDWYIGFLDGSTRLMPPWEFRGLGHTVPAVFWPTAVLPGILFTLLALYPFLEARFTGDTKSYNLLQRPREAPTRTALGAMSISFYLVLWISGGNDVIAKTFSISLNAMTWAGRIGLIIVPPIAYAITKKICLALQAKDAEVEHHGIETGIIRQLPSGEFVEDHRPKPTPVPDHPLVTNDRFALPSANGHGDGDGHGKGLARRAGKAVGGFFVEEKETGPGGPSAPVGGGRH